A genome region from Ignavibacteriota bacterium includes the following:
- a CDS encoding uroporphyrinogen-III decarboxylase-like protein, with translation MTPRERWTAIFAGEKPDRIPTDYWATDEVTNRLCKELGCADKEALYTKLNIDGVTHVNPERTVKHFPGDPEADIWGLRRTAIQYGTGSYDEFANHPLADLTTVEELHAYPWPSPDDLNYERFRKEIAAAPRHRWIRSGEFEPFLMYCALRGMENAMMDLLVEQEFVDTALEYIFKYHYAVNERIYEIGKGRVDVTYVAEDLGGQTALLFGIPEIRKFILPRQKKMADLARSYGIHIFYHTDGAAFDILPDLLDVTGIELLNPIQWRCPGMERERLVEAFGRRVIFHGAVDNQFTLPFGSVEEVRQEVLDNIRIFNGARWICAPCHNLQPVTPTANIITMYETIHEFGRL, from the coding sequence ATGACCCCCCGCGAACGCTGGACAGCCATTTTCGCCGGTGAGAAACCGGACCGCATCCCTACGGACTACTGGGCCACCGACGAGGTGACGAACCGTCTCTGCAAGGAGCTCGGTTGCGCCGACAAGGAAGCACTGTACACGAAACTCAACATCGACGGTGTCACCCACGTCAATCCCGAGCGCACGGTGAAGCACTTCCCGGGCGACCCGGAAGCCGACATCTGGGGGCTCCGCCGCACCGCGATCCAGTACGGCACAGGATCGTATGATGAGTTCGCGAATCATCCGCTCGCAGACCTGACCACGGTGGAGGAGTTGCATGCCTACCCCTGGCCGAGTCCGGACGACCTGAACTATGAGCGTTTCCGGAAGGAGATCGCGGCCGCACCGCGGCACCGCTGGATACGTTCCGGTGAATTCGAACCGTTCCTGATGTATTGTGCGCTCCGCGGCATGGAGAACGCGATGATGGACCTGCTCGTGGAGCAGGAGTTCGTGGACACCGCCCTTGAATACATCTTCAAGTACCACTACGCGGTGAACGAGCGCATCTACGAGATCGGCAAGGGCAGGGTCGATGTGACGTATGTCGCGGAGGACCTCGGTGGACAGACCGCCCTGCTGTTCGGCATCCCCGAGATCCGCAAGTTCATCCTCCCGCGGCAGAAGAAGATGGCGGACCTGGCGAGAAGCTATGGCATCCACATCTTCTATCACACCGACGGCGCGGCATTCGACATCCTTCCGGATCTGCTGGATGTGACCGGTATCGAGCTCCTCAACCCGATCCAGTGGCGTTGCCCCGGGATGGAGCGGGAACGGTTGGTCGAGGCGTTCGGCCGGCGCGTGATCTTCCACGGAGCCGTGGACAACCAGTTCACCCTCCCCTTCGGTTCGGTGGAAGAGGTGCGGCAGGAAGTGCTGGACAATATCCGGATCTTCAACGGTGCGCGCTGGATCTGCGCGCCGTGCCATAACCTCCAGCCGGTCACCCCGACGGCAAACATCATCACGATGTACGAAACCATACACGAATTCGGACGATTGTAA